A genomic window from Sulfurospirillum multivorans DSM 12446 includes:
- a CDS encoding DUF2393 family protein, protein MTYFTILHWFAMIVIFLLFILAIVLTIRSHDGKSSLYPPIFTAFFIATVFAAFAIYGLDKYTKIARLENIVQKKVLINESFSISGQIRNIGHFKIGACVLEVKISNESFERAGTEGISFVPKSAFDNLFNWGEESHSVETTKEFVIAENLYKGEMRNFTVFMRYPPSYAKPYTRYELFCH, encoded by the coding sequence ATGACTTATTTTACCATACTCCATTGGTTCGCTATGATTGTTATTTTTTTACTCTTTATCTTGGCCATCGTATTGACCATTCGTAGCCATGATGGCAAATCTTCCCTCTATCCACCTATTTTTACTGCATTTTTTATTGCAACTGTTTTTGCAGCTTTTGCTATTTATGGTCTTGATAAATACACTAAAATTGCACGACTTGAAAATATAGTACAGAAAAAAGTCCTGATCAATGAATCGTTTTCTATCTCAGGACAAATTCGTAATATTGGTCATTTTAAAATTGGCGCATGTGTTTTGGAAGTCAAAATTTCCAATGAATCGTTTGAGCGAGCTGGCACAGAAGGTATAAGCTTTGTTCCAAAATCTGCGTTTGATAACCTGTTTAATTGGGGAGAAGAGAGCCATAGTGTTGAGACAACGAAAGAGTTTGTGATTGCTGAGAATTTATATAAAGGTGAGATGCGCAACTTCACCGTCTTTATGCGCTATCCAC
- a CDS encoding DUF2393 family protein, with protein MNIDALKLSLLTYVKHFGLYDYLAFGWLLFTFLALIILASLIAKKSSVASLFMIIIALILLVVSPFFIKLKLSEITRATTTEISLVKKLTFSDSLIVEGSITNHSTKDFSLCLVHTTVFKQTDAQGIKAFINRLKPIANQSILVKQTLLKEGVMEFQSVFDDFVYSGDVNASLSAECY; from the coding sequence ATGAACATTGATGCCCTTAAATTATCACTATTGACCTATGTAAAACATTTTGGTCTTTATGATTATTTGGCATTTGGATGGCTACTTTTTACCTTTTTAGCATTGATTATCTTGGCAAGTTTAATTGCCAAAAAATCTTCTGTTGCCTCACTTTTTATGATTATTATTGCACTGATTCTTCTTGTGGTTTCACCTTTTTTTATCAAACTAAAACTCAGTGAAATCACACGAGCGACCACAACGGAAATCAGTCTGGTGAAAAAATTGACCTTTTCTGACTCTTTGATTGTTGAGGGGTCCATTACTAACCATTCAACAAAAGATTTTTCACTCTGTTTAGTGCATACCACTGTTTTCAAACAAACCGATGCACAAGGGATTAAAGCGTTTATTAACAGATTAAAACCGATCGCGAATCAGTCGATACTAGTAAAACAAACGCTTCTCAAAGAGGGTGTCATGGAATTCCAAAGTGTCTTCGATGATTTTGTCTACAGTGGCGATGTGAATGCGTCACTTAGCGCAGAATGCTACTAA
- the hisIE gene encoding bifunctional phosphoribosyl-AMP cyclohydrolase/phosphoribosyl-ATP diphosphatase HisIE has protein sequence MSSTLLNSIDWNASPLLPVIAQDVISGEVLMLAYMNQEALALTLQTGLAHYYSRSRQSLWKKGETSGHLQHVKEAYLDCDSDTLLLKVEQEGVACHTGRKSCFFNRVDVEEIPKEPEIKIEAYSITDKIYHIIQERKHADPKSSYVASLLHKGDNSILKKVVEEAGEFCFACKDGESKEIVYEAADLMFHALVALGAKNIHPSLISKELERRFGLSGIEEKNSRNEH, from the coding sequence ATGAGTTCAACACTTTTAAATTCCATCGACTGGAATGCTTCACCGCTTTTGCCTGTCATCGCACAGGACGTTATAAGTGGTGAAGTGCTGATGCTTGCCTACATGAACCAAGAAGCGCTTGCATTAACACTGCAAACAGGACTTGCACACTACTATTCCAGAAGCCGCCAAAGCCTCTGGAAAAAGGGTGAAACCAGTGGGCATCTTCAACACGTTAAAGAGGCTTATTTGGATTGTGATAGCGATACCTTATTGCTCAAAGTCGAGCAAGAGGGTGTTGCATGTCATACGGGTCGTAAATCGTGCTTTTTTAACCGTGTAGACGTTGAAGAGATACCTAAAGAGCCAGAAATAAAGATCGAAGCTTATTCGATCACCGATAAAATTTACCATATCATTCAAGAGCGTAAACACGCTGATCCTAAAAGCTCTTATGTTGCATCACTGCTGCACAAAGGCGATAACAGCATTTTGAAAAAAGTGGTTGAAGAAGCGGGTGAGTTTTGTTTTGCATGTAAAGATGGTGAGAGTAAAGAGATTGTCTATGAAGCGGCCGATCTTATGTTTCATGCCCTCGTAGCACTCGGCGCTAAAAACATTCATCCATCACTCATTTCCAAAGAGCTTGAGAGGCGCTTTGGACTCAGTGGAATAGAGGAGAAAAATAGCCGCAATGAACATTGA